The Branchiostoma lanceolatum isolate klBraLanc5 chromosome 10, klBraLanc5.hap2, whole genome shotgun sequence genome has a window encoding:
- the LOC136443879 gene encoding putative inhibitor of apoptosis has product MLGSQHPPSSPSLSAQLSPVAIQPPNFPPRHREMSSARQQFVSPMHTEMTDELARLRSFRLWPPSAPVSPLALAEAGFFYTYIADQVKCFWCDGGLKDWEPGDDPWEEHAKWYPQCEFLLQRKGEAFVRAVQASRSPLLNHQGQQNVQVCNLLHQLGISLPLSSGKHQDRFEVLVQVSDRVMVVDVASVEFLENPPSPATKKPVDIPLGVQKAVMESLREVLFKNSTEFPDLPCRYKPGGVYEHRQDRTKKVVVSSTAHANLQRDTVLVAPINEMRTADINQITSAKKEDLVPTSDVQYYDIARLLDDLDRRFFSTLGPDPHQIYLHLSTGWLSEQTLPREVSSDVISPQARNAFGPGYIPKSTTFLHTVDERGLRHESKRLETFSDWPQHAPVKSEALAAAGFFYTGKGDNTQCCICGNVISHWKEGDDPVVKHFYLFPDCEFILGYGVGNVPVSSSLESQQETVPSEESEVERLKEERMCKICMEEETEIVFVPCGHFAVCQNCSASLHCCPICRKDIDRTVRTYMA; this is encoded by the exons ATGTTAGGATCACAGCATCCCCCTTCCTCTCCATCTCTCAGTGCCCAGCTATCACCAGTAGCCATCCAACCTCCCAACTTTCCTCCTCGCCATCGAGAAATGTCTTCCGCCAGGCAACAATTCGTGAGTCCCATGCATACAGAAATGACAGACGAGCTGGCAAGGCTTAGATCTTTTCGACTGTGGCCACCTAGTGCTCCAGTCAGCCCACTGGCACTTGCTGAAGCAGGTTTCTtctatacat ATATAGCAGACCAGGTCAAATGTTTCTGGTGCGATGGAGGACTGAAAGACTGGGAGCCAGGGGACGACCCATGGGAGGAACATGCAAAATGGTACCCACAGTGTGAGTTCCTGCTGCAAAGGAAAGGAGAGGCCTTTGTGAGAGCGGTACAGGCCTCAAGATCACCTCTACTTAACCATCAAGGACAGCAAAATGTACAGGTATGCAACTTGCTACA TCAGCTGGGAATCAGTCTGCCCCTCAGCAGTGGGAAACACCAGGACAGGTTCGAGGTTCTTGTGCAAGTGAGCGACCGGGTCATGGTGGTGGACGTCGCCTCGGTGGAGTTCCTGGAGAATCCACCCTCCCCTGCCACAAAAAA ACCGGTTGACATTCCTTTGGGGGTCCAGAAAGCTGTGATGGAGAGTCTACGAGAAGTTCTCTTCAAAAACAGCACAGAGTTTCCAGACCTTCCATGCCGGTACAAGCCAGGAGGAGTCTA TGAGCACAGACAAGACAGGACTAAAAAGGTGGTTGTGAGCTCTACTGCCCACGCCAACTTACAACGTGACACGGTCTTGGTAGCACCGATCAATGAGATGAGGACTGCAGACATCAACCAAATCACCTCAGCAAAGAAG GAGGACCTTGTCCCCACCAGTGATGTTCAGTACTACGACATCGCGAGACTGTTGGACGATCTGGACAGGAGGTTCTTCTCCACTCTGGGACCAGACCCTCACCAG ATTTACTTACATTTGTCTACAGGTTGGCTTTCAGAACAAACCCTGCCGAGAGAGGTTTCCAGCGATGTCATCTCTCCACAGGCCAGAAACGCATTTGGGCCAGGCTACATCCCAAAGTCGACAACATTCCTCCACACCGTGGACGAACGGGGTCTGAGACACGAGTCAAAAAGACTCGAAACCTTCTCAGATTGGCCTCAGCACGCTCCTGTCAAGTCGGAAGCCCTGGCTGCAGCTGGATTTTTCTACACTGGAAAAGGCGACAACACCCAGTGCTGCATCTGTGGGAATGTGATCAGCCACTGGAAGGAGGGGGATGACCCAGTGGTAAAACACTTCTACCTCTTCCCAGACTGTGAGTTCATACTGGGTTATGGTGTCGGGAACGTCCCGGTGTCATCATCGCTGGAATCCCAGCAGGAGACAGTCCCCTCAGAAGAGAGCGAGGTCGAGAGACTGAAGGAGGAAAGAATGTGCAAGATCTGTATGGAGGAGGAGACAGAGATAGTGTTCGTGCCGTGTGGACACTTCGCAGTATGCCAGAACTGTTCCGCCAGTCTTCACTGCTGCCCTATCTGTAGGAAAGACATTGATAGAACTGTCAGAACATACATGGCTTGA